From one Babesia bovis T2Bo chromosome 3, whole genome shotgun sequence genomic stretch:
- a CDS encoding phosphatidylinositol glycan class P family protein: MDIEIKAYITLVLIHLGVGLYFLWALTPERVINAYGITYYPSKHWAVALPASLIIIGLTAAFYSYFSERSMLPPLNSRTAFVDPVVQLESEVQKRKPLYDIPLEVVNQKLYQ, translated from the exons ATGGACATTGAGATCAAGGCGTACATTACACTTGTTTTAATACACCTTGGAGTTG GTCTCTACTTTCTATGGGCACTAACACCGGAACGCGTTATAAATGCCTATGGAATCACATATTACCCATCGAA GCACTGGGCAGTTGCTTTACCTGCATCTTTGATTATCATCGGGCTAACAGCTGCTTTTTACAGTTACTTTAGTGAACGGTCAATGCTACCACCGCTGAATTCAAGAACTGCGTTCGTAG ATCCCGTTGTACAACTTGAAAGTGAAGTGCAGAAAAGGAAACCACTGTATGATATACCACTGGAAGTTGTAAACCAGAAACTTTATCAATAG
- a CDS encoding OTU-like cysteine protease family protein gives MYRVFNSWFIFCTAFSWLIPGVVYTNRSTGTGWSDILNAFKNNRDPVQPKPSNAQHLGKSHPCTRYSSWNRVNPIWDNMLLKQNMVVCRKNYGADGNCLFNAVSGILRDHKVSRDTLQLKLTNLPAAVSLSLDDMQFQDTYYTVGDLRRIIAVRFIGVDPHNENALPFWDVSELVGKLEVLSNVEGTQDFGDIRWGPTKILREIRQNGDLLDIAKRLYAMLSQVQNPYSWGSYEDIDTMADIFNMDIYLFFSDQTKIQRFVGSRPDNEQRPVLLLYYHVMTHFDAAGIIQNATSNKGQPIRSMFSIDGCPKLIRQLAAQ, from the coding sequence ATGTATCGTGTATTTAATTCTTGGTTTATTTTTTGTACTGCGTTTTCCTGGTTGATTCCTGGCGTTGTCTACACCAACAGGTCAACTGGAACTGGATGGAGTGATATACTAAACGCGTTCAAAAACAATCGTGATCCTGTACAACCAAAGCCTAGCAATGCCCAGCACTTGGGTAAATCCCACCCCTGCACTAGGTACTCATCATGGAACCGTGTAAATCCCATATGGGATAATATGTTACTAAAGCAAAACATGGTTGTATGTAGGAAAAACTATGGCGCTGATGGTAATTGCCTATTCAACGCAGTATCGGGTATTCTTCGTGACCACAAGGTTTCACGGGATACGCTTCAACTCAAACTGACTAACTTGCCGGCTGCGGTATCACTGTCTTTAGATGATATGCAATTCCAGGATACTTACTACACTGTTGGCGACTTGCGCAGAATAATTGCGGTAAGGTTCATTGGTGTAGACCCTCACAATGAAAATGCATTACCATTCTGGGACGTATCGGAACTAGTTGGAAAATTGGAAGTACTCTCCAACGTAGAAGGCACTCAAGATTTCGGCGACATCAGGTGGGGAcctaccaaaatcctaAGAGAAATAAGACAAAATGGCGATTTGCTTGATATTGCCAAAAGGCTATACGCCATGCTATCTCAGGTGCAGAACCCTTacagttggggttcctatGAGGATATCGATACCATGGCCGATATTTTTAACATGGACATATACCTCTTCTTTAGTGACCAGACTAAGATCCAGAGGTTTGTAGGCTCAAGGCCTGATAACGAACAACGCCCAGTTCTGTTGTTGTACTACCACGTTATGACGCACTTTGATGCTGCGggtataatacaaaatgcaACGTCGAATAAGGGGCAGCCCATTAGAAGTATGTTTTCTATTGACGGATGCCCTAAGTTGATACGTCAACTTGCAGCTCAGTAA
- a CDS encoding putative integral membrane protein produces MRRFVALYGRNIKSPEVPKPSMDHVASTPGNISSFRQRVGEHLSLSSYRELEDDYKRLSRSSKVVFYGIGSFLVIPGGFALLTIPSTTVDTLASQQFYISSAALPWLSSSTLVFNLLRFNRSSLGIGLSLIGLLGPAAATLALEHTESLGYAILFASYGIFGLGVSPYSVGGLYRKMVGKQSRWSTSNRTGSSKIALLPVCVAKPITWLVGINVVMLLLSGLRRWSVRKELALMDHHEIIRKYEETHGKPDY; encoded by the exons ATGCGCAGATTTGTTGCCTTGTACGGTCGCAACATCAAGTCACCGGAAGTACCCAAGCCTTCTATGGACCATGTTGCCTCAACACCTGGAAACATATCATCATTCAGACAGAGGGTTGGGGAACACCTATCACTGTCATCATACAGGGAACTCGAGGATGATTACAAAAGGTTGTCCAG AAGCAGCAAGGTTGTTTTCTACGGTATAGGCTCTTTCCTGGTAATACCTGGGGGATTCGCTTTATTGACTATCCCGTCAACCACTGTTGACACCCTGGCATCGCAACAATTCTACATTAGCAGTGCGGCACTACCCTGGCTTTCTTCCAGTACATTGGTATTCAACCTGCTTCGATTCAATAGGTCATCCTTGGG CATCGGTTTGTCGTTAATCGGTCTCCTGGGCCCAGCGGCTGCCACACTGGCACTCGAGCACACGGAATCACTGGGATATGCCATACTATTCGCTAGTTACGGCATTTTCGGGCTTGGGGTGTCACCCTACAGCGTTGGTGGCTTATATCGAAAAA tGGTTGGGAAACAATCCAGATGGTCCACGTCAAATCGTACTGGGTCGTCCAAAATCGCACTACTGCCAGTATGCGTGGCAAAGCCTATTACCTGGCTCGTTGGCATTAATGTTgtaatgctactactttcGGGGCTGCGTAGGTGGTCAGTTCGCAAGGAGCTTGCGCTAATGGATCACCACGAGATTATCAGGAAATATGAAGAAACACACGGCAAACCAGATTACTAA
- a CDS encoding Sec1 family protein, whose protein sequence is MSLVDQVAADGRVEFLSSIKKVITHIRNKASQSSGRPNDARSTESSEKGTASTQGYDSVRHDVEQLIRSLANDNCAICLQCTSDVKELVDHLFLNGSLLDIGLKSIDLIQTEPPNRRERSEDTTKSQQIYLIRPTFEDAGILKAVMSYDRSECFVLCLPGASEMFPDVLQGVLRKDFTVVRGIGKQTGNRIVHLFDCNVHMAPLESCALSMFISRSMESFYMEGDPMASWFFAKAVEHLESRILDGAINLLTCLGHLARFSGEILIKSRRDCAAELIVNSTKHSSVSSDMPFLTRELRNQRLLTDMPTSGTDEDPSATVNLDTQRRMKLLKQSGTIDEAVIIDRRVDMVTPMCLNVTYEGLLDNVFGITNGSLQCPLGVVDGSVGDASGILEQYRSNFGTLFPDTTVVPLRSSLYREIRWLNYSEVGKHLHQRALQVHKGYERGDLATLDEMGAFVKKFKNLQKEHSELSIHVNMMSWMNSLISGDCMQLLHQLEDSILQSATDIKPDDSKIASLTAKIFNKPSDPCVQLFLDLIYWNVDVTQVYRLLILLSQTRDGVKSSELQSIKRAIVDQYGFCQLMTLHKLETMGLIRINDSPDGLRWARLCKKLNLLVDRENATADYASIFGGYAPISVRLFQLIILARNVSSVEADLRLLDCPVAVLRQKSVLPGNPTGRSHCKLLGFLGGVTLGEIAAIAALNQKRGEQTLILATNVISMKSMLGPSN, encoded by the coding sequence atgTCGTTAGTGGACCAGGTTGCCGCAGACGGCAGGGTGGAGTTTCTTTCGTCAATAAAAAAGGTTATTACCCATATAAGGAATAAAGCCAGTCAATCATCAGGTAGACCTAACGATGCTAGAAGCACGGAATCTAGTGAAAAAGGCACTGCATCAACCCAGGGATATGACTCCGTAAGACATGATGTGGAACAGTTGATTCGGTCACTCGCTAACGACAATTGTGCCATATGCCTCCAGTGTACTAGCGATGTAAAAGAATTGGTAGATCACCTATTTCTTAACGGTAGCCTACTGGATATCGGATTGAAATCCATTGACTTAATACAGACGGAGCCGCCAAATCGCAGGGAGCGCTCTGAGGATACCACTAAATCGCAAcagatatatttaatacgCCCAACGTTTGAGGATGCTGGCATTTTAAAGGCTGTGATGTCCTATGACAGGAGCGAGTGCTTCGTGTTATGCCTGCCTGGCGCATCGGAGATGTTCCCCGACGTCCTACAGGGTGTTTTAAGAAAGGACTTCACTGTAGTGCGCGGTATTGGCAAGCAGACGGGTAACCGAATAGTACATCTATTTGACTGTAATGTACATATGGCGCCACTAGAATCATGTGCTTTATCCATGTTTATAAGTAGGTCCATGGAGTCGTTCTATATGGAAGGCGATCCCATGGCCTCATGGTTCTTCGCCAAGGCCGTGGAACACCTTGAAAGCCGAATACTGGACGGTGCCATTAATCTGTTGACATGCCTCGGCCACTTGGCAAGGTTCAGTGGTGAAATACTGATCAAATCCAGACGTGACTGCGCAGCTGAATTGATAGTCAACAGTACTAAGCATTCTTCGGTATCTTCAGATATGCCATTTTTGACCCGCGAGCTACGCAATCAACGTTTGTTGACTGATATGCCCACATCAGGTACTGACGAAGACCCGTCTGCCACTGTTAACCTGGATACCCAACGCCGCATGAAGTTACTCAAGCAGTCCGGCACCATCGACGAGGCGGTTATAATAGACCGTCGTGTTGACATGGTCACGCCCATGTGCCTCAATGTAACCTATGAAGGCCTGCTGGACAACGTCTTTGGGATAACCAACGGATCGTTGCAATGCCCGTTGGGTGTAGTTGACGGCTCCGTTGGGGACGCTTCAGGTATCCTGGAGCAATATCGCAGTAACTTTGGTACTTTATTTCCTGATACAACAGTGGTACCCCTGAGGTCTTCACTGTACCGTGAAATAAGGTGGCTAAACTATAGCGAGGTCGGTAAACATCTCCACCAACGTGCGCTGCAGGTCCACAAGGGCTACGAGAGGGGTGACCTTGCAACTCTTGATGAGATGGGAGCATTCGTTAAAAAATTTAAAAACTTGCAAAAGGAGCATTCAGAGCTATCTATACACGTTAACATGATGTCGTGGATGAATTCGTTAATAAGCGGTGACTGTATGCAGCTGCTCCACCAGCTGGAGGACTCCATCTTACAGTCGGCAACTGATATAAAGCCTGATGACTCAAAAATAGCTTCACTCACGGCCAAGATATTCAATAAACCCTCGGACCCATGTGTACAACTGTTTCTTGATTTGATTTATTGGAACGTGGATGTAACCCAGGTTTACAGGCTACTTATACTGCTCAGTCAAACCAGGGATGGAGTTAAGTCAAGTGAGTTGCAAAGCATAAAGCGCGCTATAGTGGACCAGTATGGCTTTTGTCAACTGATGACACTGCACAAACTGGAAACCATGGGACTCATTCGCATAAACGATTCGCCTGATGGGCTTAGGTGGGCTCGCCTTTGTAAGAAATTAAACCTACTAGTCGATCGTGAGAACGCAACTGCGGATTACGCATCTATTTTCGGGGGGTACGCCCCAATATCTGTAAGGCTGTTCCAGCTAATAATCCTGGCTCGTAATGTATCATCCGTTGAAGCCGATTTGCGGCTACTAGACTGCCCCGTGGCAGTATTAAGGCAGAAGAGTGTACTACCGGGGAATCCAACAGggaggtcacattgtaaACTACTTGGTTTCCTGGGTGGTGTAACCCTTGGTGAGATCGCTGCTATAGCAGCGTTGAATCAGAAACGTGGTGAGCAGACGCTAATACTCGCGACAAACGTCATCAGCATGAAGTCCATGCTGGGCCCTAGTAATTGA
- a CDS encoding iron-sulfur cluster assembly accessory family protein → MTMFRSIGNSVAARCRYPRCIAFTTHSDTSLIRTQSIANILPRPVNGRGNHFVNTLSHKYPSRAVISQFPDTRCYSSTVDFEVRRHKLKPRRKQLVTLSEKAVARLKEICNDPSRIVKLFFVVKGCNGYSYEMEIVDRNSLDDMDELISDDSGTSVLAIENKAAFHMLGCHIDYEISPLEEGFVFSNPNVTSKCGCGQSFRF, encoded by the exons ATGACAATGTTTCGCTCAATTGGCAACTCTGTAGCAGCGCGCTGTCGTTATCCAAGATGCATAGCCTTTACTACTCACTCGGATACTTCATTAATCAGGACCCAGAGCATTGCCAATATCTTACCACGGCCTGTTAATGGCCGTGGTAACCATTTTGTTAATACCTTATCGCATAAATATCCAAGTCGTGCCGTTATCAGCCAGTTTCCAGACACCAGGTGCTACAGTTCCACTGTTGATTTCGAGGTACGGAGGCATAAGCTTAAACCGCGCAGGAAACAGCTAGTTACGTTATCAGAGAAGGCAGTTGCCAGGCTAAAGGAAATCTGTAATGACC CTTCACGCATAGTTAAACTATTCTTTGTAGTTAAAGGGTGTAATGGCTATTCctatgaaatggaaatcGTTGATCGCAATTCTCTAGACGATATGGATGAGCTCATCAGTGACGATAGTGGTACCAGCGTGCTTGCCATTGAGAACAAGGCTGCGTTCCACATGCTTGGGTGCCATATTGATTACGAAATATCGCCATTAGAAGAGGGTTTTGTTTTTAGTAACCCTAATGTCACATCCAAATGTGGATGTGGTCAATCATTTAGATTTTAG